Part of the Halanaerobiales bacterium genome, TAACGCAGTGTATTGCCTTCAACATCATTAAAACTTGCTTCTTCAACTTTTACAGGAACATCATAATTAAAGTAATTTACAATAGATTCAACAGCCAGAGCTTTATTAACACTTTGTTTAGCTTCAGGTTTTTCTCCAGTTAAAACTCGATCTAACATACTTAATTCACTAGCAGAAGCTGTCATTCCAATAGTTAAAACAACAGCCATAACTAAAGTAATGGTTACTAATAGTTTTCTTCTTTTATTTATCAATTTTATTCCCCCTTATAATTTTTGGATATTTGATAAAAGCAAAATCATCCACTTCTCATTGATAATGGATATTATTACTTCTTATTAATAATTTTTCTAGAAAGAATAGTAAATTCCTCCCAATTTAATCTTAATTTAATATTTTAATGTTTTCATCTAATAAAACTTCTGCTGTCCATTTTGCTACTTTTCCTGTTACATCAGGACATTTATCATCATGTCCTCCATCTTCTTCAAATTTTTTATAATCAGCAGTATCCCAGAGATCATAAGTTCTACCCATTAATAATTCCTGAACATCTCCACATAATACACTACCAAATTCCTCAATAAATTTTTCTCTTACCTTATTAGCCAGTCTGGAAGAACCAGTCCAATATTCATCATCACTATCTCCAAACTGATCTTTTCTTCTGCCAAAATAAGAACCAATAGCAAGCATACCACCTAAAAGAGCACCACAGGCTCCATCTCCACACATAGCTCCTCCAGCAGCTAAAGGATGACTGGCTTTTATTATTTCATCATCTATCCCTTCAAAATAGTCATGAAGTGCAGCCAAAACAGCCTGAGCACAAAATCCATATTCACTTTCATAATCATAAGCAGACTGATAGATCTCCTCTAAAAGTTCTTTTCTTTCCTCACTTTTCATTTAAATCACTCCCTTTCACAACCACAACTATTTGAGATATTTAGTAACAATCTAAATATCTTCAAAAATAAGGTGTAAATTACTATATCTATTTAAAGAGTTATTTCCCTGCCTAATAAACT contains:
- a CDS encoding C-GCAxxG-C-C family protein, which gives rise to MKSEERKELLEEIYQSAYDYESEYGFCAQAVLAALHDYFEGIDDEIIKASHPLAAGGAMCGDGACGALLGGMLAIGSYFGRRKDQFGDSDDEYWTGSSRLANKVREKFIEEFGSVLCGDVQELLMGRTYDLWDTADYKKFEEDGGHDDKCPDVTGKVAKWTAEVLLDENIKILN